In one Brienomyrus brachyistius isolate T26 chromosome 5, BBRACH_0.4, whole genome shotgun sequence genomic region, the following are encoded:
- the LOC125742153 gene encoding sulfotransferase 2B1-like, which translates to MTEAELYSEYKGVYVPKYLHPPESLQYMEGFAFRPDDIIIATYPKSGTTWMQEIVPLIVSEGDMQPVLSIPNWDRVPWLEELRAILLNLEQRPSPRYFATHLHYSMMPESFYKVKPKVIYIMRNPKDVFTSSYHYYGMASYLVNPGTTDEFLSKFLDGKVMFGSWFDHVKGWISAQDQDQTMYISYEEMILDLQKSVSKISSFLGKSLNQEVIGKIADHCKFHNMKQNSMSNYSMVPEEFMDQKKSEFLRKGISGDWRNLLTDTQAAHFDAVFKEKMGDVAFKFAWDD; encoded by the exons ATGACTGAAGCGGAGCTCTATTCGGAGTACAAAGGCGTCTACGTCCCAAAATACTTGCACCCACCAGAGTCCCTCCAGTATATGGAAGGATTCGCTTTCCGACCGGACGACATTATAATCGCAACTTATCCCAAGTCTG GCACTACCTGGATGCAGGAGATAGTTCCCTTGATCGTAAGCGAGGGAGATATGCAGCCTGTACTCAGCATTCCCAACTGGGACCGAGTGCCCTGGCTGGAGGAGCTTCGTGCAATCCTGCTGAACCTGGAGCAGAGGCCCTCTCCTCGCTATTTTGCCACGCACCTTCATTACTCCATGATGCCGGAGTCTTTCTATAAAGTGAAGCCCAAG GTGATTTATATTATGCGGAACCCAAAAGATGTTTTCACGTCGTCTTACCACTATTATGGGATGGCATCTTACCTGGTAAACCCAGGGACAACAGATGAGTTTTTGTCAAAGTTCTTGGATGGAAAAG TAATGTTTGGCTCCTGGTTTGATCATGTGAAGGGATGGATTTCTGCACAGGACCAAGACCAGACCATGTACATCTCATATGAGGAAATGATACTG GATCTGCAGAAATCTGTTTCCAAAATATCTAGTTTCTTAGGGAAGTCCCTGAACCAGGAAGTCATTGGGAAAATTGCAGATCACTGCAAGTTTCATAACATGAAGCAAAACAGCATGTCTAACTATTCTATGGTGCCAGAGGAGTTCATGGACCAGAAGAAATCCGAATTTTTGAGGAAAG GAATTTCCGGAGACTGGAGGAATCTTCTCACCGACACTCAAGCTGCACATTTCGACGCAGTTTTCAAGGAGAAAATGGGGGACGTCGCATTCAAATTTGCATGGGATGATTAA
- the LOC125742156 gene encoding tumor necrosis factor receptor superfamily member 17: protein MAKSKCAKNSYYDGLLEKCKPCYLRCSSSPPISCTEYCTKPSDSPVPENNNVWVIVLVFLLLNAFTTMILIVQVLRKKKCRQVSLKTGFNQDQVEDFSGKVLDAEKQIEIKNDGCVTTGYSVQKEKKNDSNYNSSLPLPSTEEGTTILVTTKTTQAYSIEEKALGQTDTSSGNGSWRRCILYS, encoded by the exons ATGGCAAAGAGCAAATGTGCCAAGAACAGTTATTATGATGGCCTGCTGGAAAAGTGTAAACCCTGCTATCTGCGCTGCTCGAGCTCCCCTCCTATCAGCTGCACAGAATACTGTACCAAAC CGTCAGACAGCCCTGTGCCTGAGAACAACAATGTATGGGTCATCGTGCTGGTCTTTTTGTTGCTGAATGCTTTTACAACAATGATACTTATTGTTCAGGTTTTGCGTAAAAAGAAATGCAGACAAGTCTCTCTGAAAACAG GGTTTAATCAAGATCAAGTGGAAGATTTCAGTGGGAAAGTTTTGGATGCTGAGAAGCAGATTGAAATAAAAAATGATGGGTGTGTGACCACTGGATATTCGGTgcagaaggaaaagaaaaatgactCTAACTACAACTCAAGTCTTCCTCTTCCGTCAACCGAAGAGGGCACTACCATACTGGTGACCACAAAAACGACACAGGCCTACAGCATAGAGGAGAAGGCTTTAG GGCAAACTGATACGTCCAGTGGAAATGGATCATGGAGGAGATGCATTTTGTATAGCTAA